A region of Halalkaliarchaeum desulfuricum DNA encodes the following proteins:
- a CDS encoding tRNA(Ile)(2)-agmatinylcytidine synthase, translating into MTQSTATIVGVDDTDSRERGMCTTYLAARLAERIEAAGGGVRRQLLVRLNPAVPHKTRGNAALALHADVDPDLALELVREELTGLAIADDPRTSPGTVVADVEPAAVPEDVAAFARGAMREFHDLADAINLIERHGWEHEGFGGGKTEASGEPSADDAVGRGRIGALAAVGAWRAFDDWTSEHIAYREFDRCGTPREVDVDSVFEAADFGYPTVWDTVDRAEGEAVCVPNAPGPILYGIRGDDPDACRAVAHRIDAEPVERTATFLTNQGADAHLAPGEIGSLRDGAGYRIEGIVASKPETRRGGHVFFELAGPEGPGDGPSDSETNDSPTVDCAAFEPTKRFRDRVRALRSGDRITACGEHTDGTLKLEKFAVRELVETERVNPTCPECDRSMSSAGRTQGYRCRDCGTEAERKREQPIDRELEEGWYEVPPCARRHVAKPLVRGGFDADVHPER; encoded by the coding sequence GTGACGCAGTCGACAGCGACGATCGTGGGCGTCGACGACACCGACTCCCGCGAACGCGGGATGTGTACGACCTACCTCGCGGCACGGCTCGCCGAGCGCATCGAGGCGGCAGGCGGCGGGGTCCGGCGGCAGCTGCTGGTTCGGCTCAACCCGGCAGTCCCGCACAAAACCCGGGGGAACGCGGCGCTCGCGCTGCACGCCGACGTCGACCCCGATCTGGCGCTGGAGCTGGTTCGCGAGGAACTGACCGGGCTCGCGATCGCTGACGATCCCCGAACCTCTCCGGGCACGGTTGTGGCCGACGTCGAACCGGCGGCGGTACCGGAAGACGTCGCGGCGTTCGCCCGCGGGGCGATGCGGGAGTTTCACGACCTCGCGGACGCGATCAATCTGATCGAGCGTCACGGCTGGGAGCACGAGGGGTTCGGCGGTGGAAAAACGGAGGCATCTGGAGAGCCCAGCGCAGACGACGCCGTCGGCCGGGGACGCATCGGCGCACTCGCGGCAGTCGGCGCCTGGCGGGCGTTCGACGACTGGACGAGCGAACACATTGCCTACCGGGAGTTCGACCGGTGTGGCACGCCCCGGGAAGTCGACGTCGACAGCGTCTTCGAGGCCGCAGACTTTGGGTATCCGACCGTGTGGGACACCGTCGACCGGGCGGAGGGGGAGGCGGTCTGCGTGCCGAACGCGCCGGGGCCGATCCTCTATGGCATTCGGGGGGACGACCCCGACGCCTGCCGTGCGGTCGCCCATCGAATCGACGCCGAACCGGTCGAGCGGACGGCGACGTTCCTGACGAACCAGGGGGCCGACGCCCACCTCGCACCCGGAGAGATCGGCTCGCTCCGCGACGGGGCGGGCTACCGGATCGAAGGGATCGTCGCGAGCAAACCGGAGACGCGCCGCGGCGGGCACGTGTTCTTCGAACTCGCCGGTCCCGAGGGGCCAGGGGACGGCCCGTCGGATTCGGAAACGAACGACTCCCCGACCGTCGACTGTGCGGCCTTCGAGCCGACGAAGCGGTTCCGGGACCGCGTCCGGGCGCTCCGGTCCGGGGATCGGATCACCGCCTGCGGCGAACACACCGACGGCACACTCAAACTCGAGAAGTTCGCCGTCAGGGAGCTGGTCGAGACCGAGCGCGTCAACCCGACCTGCCCCGAGTGCGACCGATCGATGTCGTCCGCCGGACGCACTCAGGGGTACCGGTGTCGCGACTGCGGGACCGAGGCCGAACGGAAACGGGAGCAACCGATCGATCGGGAACTCGAGGAGGGATGGTACGAGGTGCCGCCGTGTGCCCGGCGCCACGTCGCGAAACCGCTCGTCAGGGGCGGGTTCGACGCGGACGTGCATCCAGAACGGTAG
- a CDS encoding polyprenyl synthetase family protein produces MTERLDARSARIERSLERTLTSPHADVEFDSIRDRWPSEYVRGHLFLALVDAVGTDIADPFPAAVSLELSYLQALVHGRILEDVSPSGRTAREDDRAILSGDYLQARAFERLGRLDAPAPLVAQCFSVLTRASIRTHEGQFEGRQFSAVASPEDGGVIRFDHTAPAVLGGAAARLAGVLGGLEGATLDRLEEGGAAFGWTLATEATTGNAAVARPRDSLDGTIADIVDSCPEAASPGLHRKLRRIAARVCEERACVKPGSRP; encoded by the coding sequence ATGACCGAGCGTCTCGACGCCCGGAGCGCCCGGATCGAGCGGTCCCTGGAGCGGACACTCACCAGCCCGCACGCCGACGTCGAGTTCGACTCGATCCGCGATCGATGGCCATCCGAATACGTCCGCGGACACCTGTTTCTGGCGCTCGTCGACGCGGTCGGGACCGACATCGCCGATCCGTTTCCTGCCGCCGTGTCGCTTGAACTTTCGTACCTCCAGGCGCTCGTTCACGGACGGATCCTGGAGGATGTGTCGCCGTCCGGCCGAACGGCCCGGGAGGACGACCGCGCAATCCTCTCGGGGGATTACCTCCAGGCGCGGGCGTTCGAACGCCTCGGCCGACTCGACGCCCCGGCGCCGTTGGTTGCCCAGTGTTTCTCGGTGTTGACCCGCGCGAGCATCCGGACCCACGAAGGCCAGTTCGAAGGGCGACAGTTCTCCGCGGTCGCGTCCCCGGAAGACGGTGGCGTGATCAGGTTCGACCACACTGCCCCAGCGGTCCTGGGTGGGGCCGCCGCGCGGCTCGCGGGGGTCCTCGGGGGCCTCGAGGGGGCGACGCTCGACCGCCTCGAGGAGGGCGGTGCCGCGTTCGGCTGGACGCTCGCCACGGAGGCGACCACGGGGAACGCGGCCGTCGCCCGCCCGCGGGACTCGCTCGACGGGACCATCGCCGACATCGTCGACAGCTGTCCGGAGGCGGCCTCCCCCGGATTACACCGGAAGCTCCGGCGGATCGCCGCCAGGGTCTGTGAGGAACGCGCCTGCGTGAAGCCCGGCAGTCGACCGTGA